One segment of Pricia mediterranea DNA contains the following:
- a CDS encoding NADP-dependent glyceraldehyde-3-phosphate dehydrogenase, with protein MSNTTIPEQFQIKAPLHQKNYLVNGELKSWDGTTAEVHSTISSTENYEPTLLGSVPDMGEPEALEALSAAVDAFDRGQGVWPTMHVRDRIECMEKFVGQMETKRDEIVKLLMWEIGKSLPDSQKEFDRTVEYIYDTIEEYKDLDRNSAKFQKQDGVYAHIKRGPLGVVLCLGPYNYPLNETFALLIPAIIMGNTTIFKPAKHGVLLITPLLEAFQNSFPKGVVNILFGRGRVLATPIMQSGKVDVLALIGNSKSANAIQEQHPKSSRLRLVLGLEAKNPAIILPDADLDLTIEECISGTLSFNGQRCTALKVIYVHEDIKEKFLKRFAERVDGLNFGNPWDDGVNLTPLPEPGKPAYIQELIDDAKQKGAEVINEKGGKHFDNYIWPAVLHPVTKDMRVYQEEQFGPVIPVLTFSDIEEPLDDMAESNYGQQVSLFGKDVYALSPLIDTLVNLVCRVNLNSSCQRGPDVYPFTGRKDSAQATLSVHDALRSFSIRTFVAFKDNDLNKETVEQLLETKLSNFVSTDYIL; from the coding sequence ATGTCAAATACAACAATACCCGAACAATTCCAAATTAAAGCTCCCTTGCACCAAAAGAACTATTTGGTCAACGGAGAACTAAAAAGTTGGGATGGTACCACCGCAGAGGTCCATTCCACCATTTCATCCACCGAAAACTATGAGCCGACCTTGTTGGGCTCCGTACCCGACATGGGCGAACCGGAGGCATTGGAGGCCCTAAGTGCCGCCGTGGACGCCTTTGACCGGGGACAGGGCGTATGGCCAACCATGCATGTCAGAGATCGTATCGAGTGTATGGAAAAGTTTGTGGGCCAGATGGAGACCAAACGCGATGAAATCGTAAAATTACTAATGTGGGAAATCGGCAAATCCCTGCCCGACTCCCAAAAGGAGTTTGATCGCACGGTGGAGTATATTTATGATACCATCGAGGAATATAAAGATTTGGACCGTAATTCGGCCAAGTTTCAGAAACAGGACGGGGTATATGCCCATATTAAAAGGGGACCTTTAGGGGTAGTGCTTTGTTTGGGACCTTATAACTATCCGTTGAACGAAACCTTTGCGTTGTTGATTCCCGCGATTATCATGGGGAATACGACCATTTTCAAACCGGCAAAGCACGGAGTTTTGTTGATTACCCCGTTGTTGGAAGCATTTCAAAATAGTTTTCCCAAAGGAGTCGTGAACATTCTCTTCGGAAGGGGCCGAGTTTTGGCTACCCCAATTATGCAGAGTGGAAAGGTAGATGTACTGGCCCTAATCGGAAACAGTAAATCGGCCAATGCCATTCAGGAACAACATCCAAAAAGCAGCCGCTTACGGCTTGTTCTGGGTTTGGAAGCCAAGAATCCCGCGATAATCCTACCGGATGCCGATCTCGATCTGACCATCGAAGAATGTATTTCGGGAACCCTGTCCTTCAACGGGCAACGCTGTACCGCATTAAAGGTCATTTATGTTCATGAGGATATTAAGGAAAAATTCTTAAAGCGCTTCGCCGAACGTGTTGACGGACTTAATTTTGGTAATCCTTGGGATGACGGCGTCAACTTGACACCCTTGCCCGAACCCGGAAAACCGGCCTATATTCAAGAGTTGATCGACGATGCCAAGCAAAAAGGGGCGGAAGTAATCAACGAAAAAGGCGGCAAGCATTTCGATAATTATATCTGGCCGGCAGTTTTGCATCCTGTTACCAAAGATATGCGCGTCTATCAAGAAGAACAGTTCGGACCGGTGATTCCAGTACTCACTTTTTCGGACATCGAAGAACCGCTCGATGATATGGCGGAAAGCAATTACGGCCAACAGGTCAGTCTTTTTGGAAAGGATGTTTATGCCTTATCACCACTGATCGATACCTTGGTCAACTTGGTCTGCCGTGTGAACCTGAACAGTTCGTGCCAACGTGGCCCGGATGTCTATCCGTTTACCGGCCGGAAAGATTCCGCCCAAGCCACCTTGAGCGTCCACGATGCCCTGCGTTCGTTTTCGATACGTACGTTCGTGGCGTTTAAGGATAATGACCTGAACAAGGAAACTGTGGAGCAATTGTTGGAAACCAAATTGTCCAACTTTGTAAGTACGGACTATATTTTATAA
- the pxpB gene encoding 5-oxoprolinase subunit PxpB — MSSYDISIRPFGIHSILVEWPDRVDEAILEDILEFIEHLEQHCLNEEKWEIVPAYNSLTLIDWEKPIAFDELKSKLLDWYAADKEGTGREKLLWRLPVCYDLEFGFDLKEVSQRSGRSVEEVVKLHTESRYTVYGIGFLPGFMYLGGIPETLEIPRKPKPRPKVPKGSVGLAGKQTGIYPQDSPGGWNIIGNCSVPMFDPKKEEPCFVNVGDKVQFYPIERAEYDLHKIEGEVGIYKVEKIILNA, encoded by the coding sequence GTGAGCAGCTACGATATTTCCATCCGGCCTTTCGGAATCCATTCCATTCTAGTGGAGTGGCCCGATCGTGTCGATGAAGCCATTCTAGAAGATATCCTCGAGTTCATCGAACATCTTGAACAACACTGTTTGAATGAGGAAAAATGGGAAATCGTGCCCGCTTACAATTCCCTGACCCTTATCGACTGGGAAAAACCGATTGCTTTCGATGAGCTTAAATCGAAACTTTTAGATTGGTACGCGGCCGATAAAGAAGGGACTGGGCGGGAAAAGCTGCTCTGGCGTTTACCGGTTTGCTACGACCTCGAATTTGGTTTTGATCTGAAGGAGGTCTCCCAACGATCGGGGCGCTCTGTAGAAGAGGTAGTCAAACTGCATACCGAGAGCAGATACACCGTTTACGGAATCGGATTTTTGCCGGGTTTTATGTATCTGGGCGGGATTCCTGAAACATTGGAAATCCCGAGAAAACCCAAGCCCCGACCCAAAGTGCCAAAAGGGTCCGTCGGGCTGGCGGGGAAACAGACCGGGATCTATCCCCAGGATTCCCCCGGGGGATGGAATATTATCGGAAACTGTTCGGTACCGATGTTCGATCCAAAGAAAGAAGAACCCTGCTTTGTAAATGTGGGGGACAAGGTGCAGTTTTATCCTATCGAAAGGGCGGAGTACGACCTACACAAGATCGAAGGGGAAGTAGGGATATACAAAGTGGAAAAAATTATATTGAATGCTTAA
- the leuB gene encoding 3-isopropylmalate dehydrogenase, translated as MKLNIALLAGDGIGPEVIDQAVKVCDAIAEKYQHDITWKPALTGAAAIDEVGEPYPDETHEICANADAVLFGAIGHPRFDNDPSAKVRPEQGLLKMRQKLGLFANVRPTFTFPSLIDKSPLKRERIEGTDLIILRELTGGVYFGERGRKDNGNTAFDTMTYTRAEIQRLAKKGFEMAMGRSKRLCCVDKANVLESSRLWRETVQAMEKDYPEVEVSYEFVDAVAMRLVQWPKGYDVIITENLFGDILTDEASVISGSMGLMPSASVGSKVSLYEPIHGSYPQAAGKDIANPLATVLSAAMLFDDLNLNQEAEDIRRVVNKSLAEGIVTEDLAEDGKSYKTSEVGDWLAKNI; from the coding sequence ATGAAATTAAACATTGCCCTATTGGCCGGAGACGGTATCGGCCCCGAAGTAATCGACCAAGCTGTAAAAGTCTGTGATGCCATCGCGGAAAAATACCAACATGACATCACCTGGAAACCTGCCTTGACCGGTGCCGCTGCCATCGATGAGGTCGGTGAGCCTTATCCCGATGAGACCCACGAAATTTGCGCCAATGCCGATGCAGTACTTTTTGGTGCTATCGGACATCCGCGATTTGACAACGATCCCTCCGCCAAGGTGCGGCCCGAGCAAGGTCTGTTGAAAATGCGCCAAAAATTGGGACTGTTCGCCAATGTGCGCCCGACGTTTACCTTTCCCTCCCTTATCGACAAATCGCCCCTAAAGCGGGAACGTATTGAAGGCACCGATCTTATCATCCTTCGGGAGTTGACCGGAGGCGTCTATTTTGGCGAGCGGGGCCGAAAAGATAATGGCAATACCGCCTTTGATACCATGACCTATACCCGTGCCGAAATCCAGCGGCTGGCCAAAAAGGGATTTGAAATGGCGATGGGCCGCTCAAAAAGATTGTGTTGTGTCGATAAGGCGAACGTACTGGAATCCTCCCGATTATGGCGGGAGACCGTGCAGGCGATGGAAAAGGACTATCCCGAGGTCGAGGTCAGTTACGAATTCGTCGATGCCGTCGCCATGCGCTTGGTACAATGGCCCAAAGGCTATGATGTTATCATTACCGAAAACTTGTTCGGGGATATACTGACGGACGAGGCTTCCGTAATTTCCGGATCCATGGGCCTAATGCCCTCCGCTTCAGTGGGGAGTAAGGTTTCTTTGTACGAACCAATCCACGGTTCGTACCCCCAAGCGGCCGGGAAAGACATCGCCAATCCCTTGGCTACCGTGCTGTCCGCAGCCATGCTGTTCGATGACCTGAATCTCAACCAAGAAGCGGAAGATATTCGCCGGGTGGTGAACAAATCGCTAGCGGAAGGTATCGTGACCGAGGATCTGGCCGAGGACGGGAAATCGTATAAGACCAGTGAGGTCGGCGATTGGTTGGCGAAGAATATTTAA
- the ilvB gene encoding biosynthetic-type acetolactate synthase large subunit translates to METLKIKTENPKTKKAKLKISGAEAIIHCLLAEGVDLLYGYPGGAIMPVYDELYKFQDRLTHILSRHEQGATHAAQGYARVTGKVGVAMATSGPGATNLVTGLADAQIDSTPLVCITGQVPRHLLGSDAFQETDIIGISTPVTKWNAQITKASEIPEVMAKAFYIARSGRPGPVLVDITKNAQFDEFEFSYEKCTAVRSYEPYPKPEENAIASAAELINAAKRPFIIWGQGVILGQAEEELKALVEKAGIPAAWTIMGASALDSDHPLNVGMVGMHGNYGPNLLTNECDLLIAIGMRFDDRVTGNLDTYAKQAKVIHFEIDPAEINKNVHADVAVLGDSKNSLQQLLPLIKNNNHDGWLSEFKEKYRIEFDTLISKDLNPTKEGLTMGEVIKEINQASKNEAVIVSDVGQHQMIACRYAKFKHTKSNITSGGLGTMGFALPAAIGAKMGAMDREVVAIIGDGGYQMTIQELGIIFQHQVPVKIVVLNNDHLGMVRQWQELFFERRYASTVMVNPDFVKIAEGYHIESNRVSERKDLKAAVEEMIASDKPYFLEVRVEKEDNVFPMIPSGASVSDIRLK, encoded by the coding sequence ATGGAAACACTAAAAATAAAGACAGAAAACCCCAAGACAAAGAAGGCCAAACTGAAAATCAGCGGGGCAGAGGCCATTATCCACTGTTTGTTGGCAGAAGGGGTCGATTTGCTTTACGGTTATCCGGGGGGGGCGATTATGCCCGTTTATGACGAACTTTATAAGTTCCAGGACCGACTGACCCACATTCTCTCCCGTCACGAACAAGGAGCCACCCATGCAGCCCAGGGCTATGCTAGGGTGACGGGTAAAGTCGGTGTCGCCATGGCTACATCGGGTCCCGGAGCTACGAATCTCGTGACCGGACTGGCCGATGCCCAAATCGATTCCACCCCCTTGGTCTGCATCACGGGGCAGGTGCCGCGGCACCTTTTGGGTTCCGATGCCTTTCAGGAGACCGATATCATCGGTATTTCTACGCCGGTTACGAAATGGAACGCACAAATCACCAAGGCTTCCGAGATTCCCGAGGTTATGGCCAAAGCTTTTTATATCGCTAGATCAGGCCGTCCCGGTCCTGTTTTAGTCGATATTACGAAGAACGCCCAATTCGACGAGTTTGAGTTCAGCTACGAGAAATGCACGGCAGTGCGCAGTTACGAACCCTATCCCAAACCCGAAGAAAATGCCATAGCATCCGCTGCCGAACTCATTAACGCGGCCAAAAGACCATTTATCATTTGGGGGCAGGGCGTCATCTTGGGCCAGGCCGAGGAAGAGCTGAAAGCCTTGGTCGAAAAAGCGGGCATTCCCGCGGCCTGGACAATCATGGGAGCATCCGCATTGGATAGCGACCACCCTTTGAACGTCGGCATGGTAGGCATGCACGGCAACTACGGTCCCAACTTGCTGACCAACGAATGTGATCTGTTGATTGCCATCGGAATGCGGTTCGACGACCGCGTTACCGGAAATTTGGACACCTACGCCAAACAGGCCAAAGTCATCCATTTTGAGATCGATCCCGCTGAAATCAACAAGAACGTACATGCCGATGTGGCGGTACTGGGAGATTCCAAGAACAGTTTGCAACAATTGCTGCCCCTTATAAAAAATAACAACCACGATGGTTGGCTTTCGGAATTCAAGGAAAAATATAGAATAGAGTTCGATACGTTGATTTCAAAGGACCTGAATCCCACTAAAGAGGGACTGACCATGGGCGAGGTCATCAAAGAGATCAACCAAGCCTCGAAAAATGAGGCCGTCATCGTTTCCGACGTGGGGCAGCACCAAATGATTGCCTGCCGCTATGCCAAGTTCAAGCACACGAAAAGCAATATAACCTCCGGCGGATTGGGGACCATGGGCTTTGCCCTTCCCGCTGCCATTGGGGCCAAAATGGGCGCGATGGATCGAGAGGTAGTGGCCATTATTGGTGATGGGGGCTACCAGATGACGATTCAAGAACTGGGAATCATCTTCCAGCATCAGGTGCCGGTAAAGATAGTTGTGCTGAACAACGACCACTTGGGCATGGTACGCCAATGGCAAGAACTGTTCTTTGAAAGACGCTATGCCTCCACGGTGATGGTGAATCCCGATTTTGTCAAGATAGCGGAAGGATATCATATCGAGTCCAACAGGGTCAGCGAGCGGAAAGATCTAAAAGCGGCAGTCGAGGAGATGATCGCCTCCGATAAGCCGTATTTTTTGGAGGTTCGGGTCGAAAAAGAGGATAATGTATTTCCGATGATTCCTTCTGGGGCCTCGGTTTCTGATATCCGGTTAAAATAA
- a CDS encoding O-methyltransferase, translated as MKDSDIQTIPKILPKIQRKSEEIGFNMPSDVHIGTLLKTLIASKPGGRFLELGTGIGLSLSWMVDGMDGESRLITVDNDKELIGIAKAHFGDDSRLEIRCQDGSQWIKEYDGDAFDLIFADAWPGKYSEIDDILGLVKRGGFYVIDDMCVQPNWPEGHDKKAGDLIACLEQRNDFILTKLDWSTGLVIAVRRF; from the coding sequence ATGAAGGATAGCGACATTCAAACCATCCCGAAAATCCTCCCAAAAATCCAACGTAAATCCGAGGAAATCGGCTTTAACATGCCTTCGGATGTCCACATTGGTACCCTGCTCAAAACCTTGATCGCCTCCAAGCCCGGAGGCCGATTTTTGGAGCTGGGCACCGGTATAGGACTAAGCCTTTCGTGGATGGTCGATGGAATGGATGGGGAATCCCGTTTGATTACGGTGGACAATGATAAGGAACTGATTGGTATTGCCAAAGCCCATTTTGGCGATGATAGCCGACTTGAAATTCGCTGTCAAGACGGTTCACAATGGATAAAGGAATACGATGGCGATGCCTTCGACCTGATTTTCGCCGATGCTTGGCCGGGCAAATACAGTGAAATCGATGATATACTCGGCCTGGTGAAAAGAGGTGGATTTTATGTAATCGATGATATGTGCGTCCAGCCCAATTGGCCCGAAGGCCATGATAAAAAGGCAGGCGACTTGATTGCCTGTTTAGAGCAACGGAACGATTTTATTTTAACCAAATTGGATTGGTCCACGGGCTTGGTCATTGCGGTCAGAAGGTTTTAA
- the ilvD gene encoding dihydroxy-acid dehydratase — MELNKYSKNVTQDPTQPAAQAMLHAIGLTDDDLKKPLIGIGSTGYEGNPCNMHLNDLAQEVKKGINESGSVGLVFNTIGVSDGISMGTYGMRYSLPSRDLIADSMETVVQAMNYDGLATVVGCDKNMPGALMAMIRLNRPSVLVYGGTIASGCFKDKKLDIVSAFEAWGEKVAGTMSESDYKGVIHNACPGAGACGGMYTANTMASAIEALGMAMPYNSSNPAIGKEKQQDAINSGRVLRHLLENDIKPSDIITRKSLENAIRLLTLLGGSTNAVLHFMAIAKAAEVEFTLDDFQKISDTTPFLADLKPSGKYLMEDLHRVGGTPAVMKFMLDNGMLHGDCLTITGKTVTENLAGLPGLEEGQDVIKPINAPIKKTGHLRILYGNLAEEGSVAKITGKEGLYFSGPAKVYDDEFKANAGIGRGEVKKGNVVVIRYEGPQGGPGMPEMLKPTAAIMGAGLGKEVALITDGRFSGGTHGFVVGHVCPEAQAGGAIALIEDGDIITIDAEKNSISVNLSDQELAERRKNWKQPALKVKRGSLYKYAKTVSSASQGCVTDEI, encoded by the coding sequence ATGGAATTGAACAAGTACAGTAAAAACGTTACCCAAGACCCGACCCAACCGGCCGCCCAGGCGATGCTACACGCCATCGGACTGACCGATGACGATTTAAAGAAACCCTTGATCGGTATCGGTAGCACGGGCTACGAAGGCAATCCCTGTAATATGCACCTTAACGATCTCGCGCAGGAGGTTAAAAAAGGTATTAACGAAAGCGGATCGGTCGGCCTCGTGTTCAATACCATCGGGGTCAGTGACGGCATTTCGATGGGCACCTATGGCATGCGCTATTCATTGCCCTCGCGCGACCTGATCGCCGATTCCATGGAAACGGTAGTACAGGCGATGAATTACGACGGACTGGCAACGGTGGTGGGCTGCGATAAGAATATGCCCGGGGCGCTGATGGCCATGATCCGGTTGAACCGGCCTTCGGTGCTTGTCTATGGCGGAACGATCGCTTCCGGCTGTTTTAAGGATAAAAAGCTGGATATCGTTTCCGCTTTCGAGGCCTGGGGCGAAAAGGTCGCCGGCACCATGAGCGAATCCGATTACAAAGGCGTGATACACAACGCTTGTCCCGGTGCTGGGGCCTGTGGGGGAATGTACACGGCGAATACCATGGCCTCGGCCATCGAGGCTTTGGGAATGGCCATGCCGTACAATTCTTCCAATCCCGCCATCGGAAAGGAAAAGCAACAAGACGCTATCAATTCCGGCCGCGTTTTGCGGCATTTGCTTGAAAACGATATTAAGCCCAGCGATATCATTACCCGAAAATCCCTTGAAAACGCCATAAGGCTGTTGACGCTTCTAGGTGGTTCCACCAACGCGGTACTCCACTTTATGGCCATCGCCAAGGCGGCGGAAGTGGAATTTACTTTGGACGATTTTCAGAAAATAAGTGATACCACTCCCTTTTTGGCGGACTTGAAGCCCAGTGGGAAATACCTGATGGAAGACCTTCACCGGGTGGGTGGCACCCCGGCTGTCATGAAATTTATGCTTGACAACGGGATGTTGCATGGAGATTGCCTCACCATTACCGGTAAGACCGTGACCGAAAATCTTGCCGGATTGCCCGGACTGGAGGAAGGCCAGGATGTAATCAAGCCGATCAATGCCCCCATCAAAAAGACGGGACACCTGCGTATTCTCTACGGCAACTTGGCGGAAGAGGGTTCCGTAGCCAAAATAACCGGGAAAGAAGGACTCTATTTTTCGGGCCCGGCCAAAGTGTACGATGACGAATTTAAGGCCAATGCCGGTATCGGCAGGGGCGAGGTGAAAAAAGGAAACGTAGTGGTCATACGCTACGAGGGACCTCAAGGCGGGCCGGGAATGCCTGAGATGCTCAAGCCTACCGCCGCTATTATGGGTGCGGGACTGGGCAAGGAAGTCGCCTTGATCACGGATGGTCGTTTTTCAGGGGGAACCCATGGTTTTGTAGTGGGCCACGTCTGTCCGGAGGCCCAAGCCGGAGGTGCGATAGCACTCATTGAGGATGGGGACATCATCACCATCGATGCGGAGAAGAACAGTATTAGCGTAAATTTGTCCGACCAAGAGTTGGCCGAACGTCGAAAAAATTGGAAACAGCCCGCATTAAAAGTGAAGCGGGGCAGCCTTTATAAATATGCAAAGACCGTTTCGTCGGCCTCACAAGGCTGTGTTACCGATGAAATATAA
- the ilvC gene encoding ketol-acid reductoisomerase: MANYFNTLSLRDQLTQLGKCRFMEAAEFSDGVSALKGKKIVIVGCGAQGLNQGLNMRDSGLDISYALREGAIKEKRQSYQNATENGFTVGTYEKLIPNADLVINLTPDKQHSNVVGTVMPLMKKGATLSYSHGFNIVEEGMQIREDLTVIMVAPKCPGSEVREEYKRGFGVPTLIAVHPDNDPEGKGLEQAKAYAVATGGHRAGVLESSFVAEVKSDLMGEQTILCGLLQTGSILCFDKMVEKGIEPGYASKLIQYGWETITEGMKYGGITNMMDRLSNPAKIKAFELSEEMKDIMRPLFHKHMDDIMTGHFSKTMMEDWANDDKNLLKWRAETGETAFEKTAASDDEISEQEFYDNGVLMVAMVRAGVELAYESMIESGIIGESAYYESLHETPLIANTIARKKLFEMNRVISDTAEYGCYLFDHACKPLLADFMEKIDSDVIGKHYGEGKSNQVDNAKLIAVNDTLREHPVEKVGARLRASMTAMKPIV; this comes from the coding sequence ATGGCAAATTATTTTAATACACTATCGTTACGAGATCAACTGACGCAGCTAGGAAAATGCCGGTTTATGGAGGCCGCTGAATTCTCCGATGGGGTTTCCGCTTTAAAAGGAAAGAAAATCGTAATCGTAGGCTGCGGGGCACAGGGCCTGAACCAAGGTCTGAATATGAGGGATTCGGGACTGGACATATCCTATGCATTGCGCGAAGGGGCCATTAAAGAAAAAAGACAGTCCTATCAAAACGCAACAGAAAACGGATTTACCGTCGGTACCTATGAGAAGTTGATTCCCAATGCCGACCTGGTCATCAACCTGACCCCCGACAAACAACACTCTAACGTAGTGGGTACGGTCATGCCCCTAATGAAGAAGGGAGCCACCCTATCATATTCCCATGGGTTTAATATCGTGGAAGAGGGCATGCAGATACGGGAAGACCTGACCGTGATCATGGTAGCACCGAAATGTCCCGGCTCCGAAGTACGGGAAGAATATAAGCGAGGTTTTGGAGTGCCGACCCTTATTGCGGTGCATCCCGACAACGACCCCGAAGGAAAAGGTCTTGAACAGGCAAAAGCTTATGCCGTTGCCACCGGGGGACATAGGGCAGGCGTTTTGGAATCGTCTTTTGTCGCTGAAGTGAAGTCCGATTTAATGGGGGAACAGACCATCCTATGTGGATTACTGCAGACCGGAAGCATCCTTTGTTTCGACAAGATGGTCGAGAAAGGTATCGAGCCGGGATACGCCTCCAAGCTCATCCAATACGGCTGGGAAACCATTACCGAGGGAATGAAATACGGGGGAATCACCAATATGATGGACCGATTGTCCAATCCCGCAAAAATCAAGGCCTTTGAGCTATCCGAAGAGATGAAAGACATTATGCGTCCCCTCTTCCATAAACATATGGACGATATTATGACCGGCCATTTTTCGAAGACCATGATGGAAGATTGGGCCAACGACGATAAAAACCTGTTGAAATGGCGTGCCGAGACCGGTGAGACCGCTTTCGAAAAGACCGCCGCAAGCGATGACGAGATATCGGAACAGGAGTTCTACGATAACGGGGTGCTGATGGTCGCCATGGTCAGGGCAGGGGTAGAACTGGCCTACGAATCCATGATCGAATCCGGTATTATTGGGGAATCGGCCTATTACGAGTCCCTTCACGAAACCCCGTTGATCGCGAATACCATCGCCAGGAAGAAACTGTTCGAGATGAACCGGGTGATTTCCGATACGGCGGAGTACGGCTGCTATTTATTTGACCACGCCTGTAAGCCTTTGCTGGCCGACTTTATGGAAAAAATCGATTCCGATGTCATCGGCAAGCACTATGGCGAGGGAAAAAGCAATCAAGTGGACAATGCCAAACTGATCGCGGTCAACGATACGCTCCGAGAGCATCCGGTGGAAAAAGTGGGCGCAAGGCTGAGGGCGTCAATGACAGCGATGAAGCCAATAGTCTAA
- the ilvN gene encoding acetolactate synthase small subunit — translation MDKAWFTISVYSENNVGLLNRISGIFLKRHINIESLNVSRSEIDGVSKFTIVTFTTEDWSRKIVRQIEKQIEVIKAFYHTDEETIFQECALFKIASDLLFDERQIQNIIKENHSEIVTVARDFFVISKTGRRREVDAMYDQLKPFGIMQFVRSGRISVTKDVMAITALLNGFHEEV, via the coding sequence ATGGACAAAGCTTGGTTCACCATATCGGTCTATTCGGAAAACAATGTGGGATTGCTCAATAGAATATCCGGAATATTCTTAAAGCGACACATAAACATAGAGAGCTTAAACGTCTCTAGGTCGGAAATAGACGGGGTTTCTAAATTTACAATAGTCACTTTTACTACGGAAGATTGGAGCCGTAAGATCGTGCGTCAGATCGAGAAACAGATCGAGGTGATAAAGGCGTTTTATCACACGGATGAGGAGACTATATTTCAGGAATGCGCGCTTTTCAAAATCGCTTCGGACCTTCTTTTCGATGAACGCCAGATCCAGAACATCATCAAGGAGAACCACTCCGAAATCGTAACCGTGGCACGGGATTTTTTCGTTATCTCAAAAACGGGCCGACGTAGGGAGGTCGATGCCATGTACGATCAGCTTAAACCCTTTGGGATTATGCAGTTCGTCCGCTCCGGTCGTATTTCGGTCACCAAAGACGTTATGGCAATTACTGCCCTGCTCAATGGGTTTCACGAAGAGGTGTAA
- a CDS encoding biotin-dependent carboxyltransferase family protein, which translates to MLKVLKSGLFTTVQDAGRFGYLNKGVPLAGYMDSVSAEKVNLLLENDAGSAVIEITMTGPTLEFGKSSYICMGGADISATLNNEPVNPYQVIKVEKGDILSYGKLKNGFRSYLAIRGGFRSPLVLGSRSFFTSITAEDHLADGAVIPYEGNGEFNPKIMEIKVDSFLQEKALEVTQGPEYDMLTDRQLEVLFYRDFHISNENNRMAYQLVEPLPGHEVSMLTSATLPGTVQFTPAGKLMVLMKDGQTTGGYPRILQLSDKSISILAQKKFKDVVSFTLC; encoded by the coding sequence ATGCTTAAGGTACTGAAGTCGGGCTTGTTCACCACCGTGCAAGATGCGGGTAGGTTCGGTTACCTGAACAAGGGCGTGCCCCTAGCGGGCTACATGGATTCGGTTTCTGCCGAAAAAGTCAACTTGCTCCTGGAAAACGACGCCGGTTCCGCGGTCATTGAAATTACCATGACGGGACCAACCTTGGAGTTCGGAAAATCAAGCTACATCTGTATGGGCGGCGCCGATATATCCGCTACCTTGAACAACGAACCCGTAAATCCCTATCAGGTGATCAAGGTTGAAAAGGGCGATATTCTTTCCTACGGGAAGTTGAAGAACGGGTTTCGTAGTTATTTGGCGATTAGGGGAGGATTTCGATCTCCCCTTGTATTGGGAAGTCGTTCCTTTTTTACATCCATCACCGCCGAAGATCATCTGGCCGATGGCGCCGTGATCCCTTATGAGGGCAATGGGGAGTTCAATCCAAAAATAATGGAGATCAAAGTGGATTCCTTTTTACAGGAGAAGGCCTTGGAGGTAACCCAGGGCCCCGAATACGATATGTTGACCGACAGGCAGTTGGAAGTGCTTTTTTACAGAGACTTCCATATTTCTAATGAAAATAACAGGATGGCCTATCAATTGGTAGAGCCTTTACCAGGACATGAGGTGTCCATGCTTACTTCGGCGACCTTGCCCGGTACGGTGCAATTTACCCCGGCGGGAAAATTGATGGTGCTCATGAAAGACGGACAGACTACGGGCGGCTATCCACGAATCCTGCAATTGTCCGACAAGTCGATTTCCATCTTGGCCCAAAAAAAGTTCAAGGATGTAGTTTCCTTTACCTTGTGCTAA